One Cololabis saira isolate AMF1-May2022 chromosome 12, fColSai1.1, whole genome shotgun sequence DNA window includes the following coding sequences:
- the LOC133456729 gene encoding CDK5 and ABL1 enzyme substrate 2-like isoform X2 — translation MATAVCGLQPGGKPAKTRRAHRRRAKDSQRRQAALLFLNNISLDGRPQPQPPAGEAEQTAAEEPRLGERDGRQPAGASPPRGPGLGAIAGATDTAGPAGAGSPSTFTGIPAATSPGPAALAAVGPNEVFVEGGGAAEPPAPDTPRSPGPRTRSTPAVLSPAPAGGAADPRQRLRNVSGSPGPRVPKKVHFIKSMRQYDTRGCSDLKVDSQRQRLSSVVAADMLPSLEGVELGDIGKTVSYAQFLYPTNALVRQKSSGAVESCTAQTPQSRFRGNGQRSIPARMNSTVAQDPCMEEVQEYDPNLLSDPQWPCGRHKRVLIFASYVTTVIEYVKPCDLKKDMNETFREKFPHIKLTLSKIKSLKREMRAVSEECSLQPVTTAMAFVYFEKLVLQGRLNKQNRKLVTAACVLLAAKISSDLRKADVKQLIDKLEERFRINRRELIPLEFSVLVALEMGLYLPESKVMPHYRRLVQQG, via the exons ATGGCGACCGCCGTCTGCGGGCTGCAGCCCGGCGGCAAGCCGGCCAAGACCCGCCGAGCTCACCGGAGGAGGGCGAAGGACTCCCAGCGGAGACAAGCGGCTCTGCTCTTCCTTAATAACATCTCCCTCGACGGGCGGCCACAGCCCCAGCCCCCCGCGGGAGAGGCGGAGCAGACGGCGGCGGAGGAGCCGCGGCTCGGGGAGCGGGACGGCCGCCAGCCGGCGGGAGCCTCGCCGCCGCGCGGCCCCGGACTGGGAGCCATCGCCGGGGCGACGGACACCGCCGGTCCTGCCGGTGCCGGCTCGCCCTCCACCTTCACAGGGATCCCCGCGGCCACGTCCCCGGGGCCGGCCGCCCTGGCTGCTGTCGGACCCAACGAAGTGTTCGTGGAGGGCGGCGGCGCGGCGGAGCCGCCGGCCCCCGACACCCCGCGGTCCCCCGGCCCCCGGACCAGGTCCACGCCGGCCGTGCTGAGCCCGGCCCCGGCGGGCGGCGCCGCGGATCCCCGGCAGAG gTTGAGGAATGTTTCTGGTTCTCCTGGACCCAGGGTGCCAAAGAAAGTCCACTTCATCAAGAGCATGAGGCAGTATGACACCAGGGGGTGCAG TGATCTTAAGGTAGACAGCCAGAGACAAAGACTATCATCTGTAGTTGCTGCCGACATGCTTCCTTCCCTGgaaggtgtggagctgggtgacATTGGCAAG ACCGTGTCCTACGCTCAGTTTCTCTACCCAACCAATGCCTTGGTGAGACAGAAGAGCAGCGGTGCGGTGGAGAGCTGCACAGCCCAGACCCCTCAGTCTCGTTTCCGTGGCAACGGGCAGAGGAGCATCCCTGCCCGTATGAACAGCACTGTGGCACAAGACCCAT GTATGGAGGAGGTGCAGGAATACGACCCCAACCTGCTCAGCGACCCGCAGTGGCCCTGCGGGAGACACAAGAGGGTCCTCATATTTGCATCTTACGTG ACGACGGTGATTGAATACGTGAAGCCGTGTGACCTGAAGAAGGACATGAACGAGACCTTCAGGGAGAAGTTTCCTCACATCAAGCTGACGCTGAGCAAGATAAAAAG CCTGAAGAGGGAGATGAGAGCCGTGAGTGAGGAGTGCAGCCTGCAGCCGGTCACCACGGCGATGGCTTTTGTTTACTTTGAGAAGCTGGTGCTGCAGGGTCGCCTGAACAAGCAGAACAGGAAGCTGGTGACGGCGGCGTGTGTGCTGCTGGCTGCCAAGATCAGCAGCGACCTGCGGAAAGCAGACGTCAAGCAGCTCATCGAC AAGCTGGAGGAGCGTTTCCGTATCAACAGGAGGGAGCTGATTCCTCTGGAGTTCTCGGTGCTGGTTGCCTTGGAGATGGGACTGTACCTCCCCGAGAGCAAGGTCATGCCGCACTACCGGCGGCTGGTGCAGCAGGGTTAG
- the LOC133456729 gene encoding CDK5 and ABL1 enzyme substrate 2-like isoform X1, giving the protein MATAVCGLQPGGKPAKTRRAHRRRAKDSQRRQAALLFLNNISLDGRPQPQPPAGEAEQTAAEEPRLGERDGRQPAGASPPRGPGLGAIAGATDTAGPAGAGSPSTFTGIPAATSPGPAALAAVGPNEVFVEGGGAAEPPAPDTPRSPGPRTRSTPAVLSPAPAGGAADPRQRLRNVSGSPGPRVPKKVHFIKSMRQYDTRGCRIMLICAKRSICAAFSVLAYGERAHLSDLKVDSQRQRLSSVVAADMLPSLEGVELGDIGKTVSYAQFLYPTNALVRQKSSGAVESCTAQTPQSRFRGNGQRSIPARMNSTVAQDPCMEEVQEYDPNLLSDPQWPCGRHKRVLIFASYVTTVIEYVKPCDLKKDMNETFREKFPHIKLTLSKIKSLKREMRAVSEECSLQPVTTAMAFVYFEKLVLQGRLNKQNRKLVTAACVLLAAKISSDLRKADVKQLIDKLEERFRINRRELIPLEFSVLVALEMGLYLPESKVMPHYRRLVQQG; this is encoded by the exons ATGGCGACCGCCGTCTGCGGGCTGCAGCCCGGCGGCAAGCCGGCCAAGACCCGCCGAGCTCACCGGAGGAGGGCGAAGGACTCCCAGCGGAGACAAGCGGCTCTGCTCTTCCTTAATAACATCTCCCTCGACGGGCGGCCACAGCCCCAGCCCCCCGCGGGAGAGGCGGAGCAGACGGCGGCGGAGGAGCCGCGGCTCGGGGAGCGGGACGGCCGCCAGCCGGCGGGAGCCTCGCCGCCGCGCGGCCCCGGACTGGGAGCCATCGCCGGGGCGACGGACACCGCCGGTCCTGCCGGTGCCGGCTCGCCCTCCACCTTCACAGGGATCCCCGCGGCCACGTCCCCGGGGCCGGCCGCCCTGGCTGCTGTCGGACCCAACGAAGTGTTCGTGGAGGGCGGCGGCGCGGCGGAGCCGCCGGCCCCCGACACCCCGCGGTCCCCCGGCCCCCGGACCAGGTCCACGCCGGCCGTGCTGAGCCCGGCCCCGGCGGGCGGCGCCGCGGATCCCCGGCAGAG gTTGAGGAATGTTTCTGGTTCTCCTGGACCCAGGGTGCCAAAGAAAGTCCACTTCATCAAGAGCATGAGGCAGTATGACACCAGGGGGTGCAG GATCATGCTGATTTGTGCCAAGCGGTCAATATGTGCTGCTTTCTCAGTGCTGGCGTATGGAGAGCGTGCTCACCTCAG TGATCTTAAGGTAGACAGCCAGAGACAAAGACTATCATCTGTAGTTGCTGCCGACATGCTTCCTTCCCTGgaaggtgtggagctgggtgacATTGGCAAG ACCGTGTCCTACGCTCAGTTTCTCTACCCAACCAATGCCTTGGTGAGACAGAAGAGCAGCGGTGCGGTGGAGAGCTGCACAGCCCAGACCCCTCAGTCTCGTTTCCGTGGCAACGGGCAGAGGAGCATCCCTGCCCGTATGAACAGCACTGTGGCACAAGACCCAT GTATGGAGGAGGTGCAGGAATACGACCCCAACCTGCTCAGCGACCCGCAGTGGCCCTGCGGGAGACACAAGAGGGTCCTCATATTTGCATCTTACGTG ACGACGGTGATTGAATACGTGAAGCCGTGTGACCTGAAGAAGGACATGAACGAGACCTTCAGGGAGAAGTTTCCTCACATCAAGCTGACGCTGAGCAAGATAAAAAG CCTGAAGAGGGAGATGAGAGCCGTGAGTGAGGAGTGCAGCCTGCAGCCGGTCACCACGGCGATGGCTTTTGTTTACTTTGAGAAGCTGGTGCTGCAGGGTCGCCTGAACAAGCAGAACAGGAAGCTGGTGACGGCGGCGTGTGTGCTGCTGGCTGCCAAGATCAGCAGCGACCTGCGGAAAGCAGACGTCAAGCAGCTCATCGAC AAGCTGGAGGAGCGTTTCCGTATCAACAGGAGGGAGCTGATTCCTCTGGAGTTCTCGGTGCTGGTTGCCTTGGAGATGGGACTGTACCTCCCCGAGAGCAAGGTCATGCCGCACTACCGGCGGCTGGTGCAGCAGGGTTAG
- the xkr7a gene encoding XK-related protein 7, with amino-acid sequence MAAKSDGAPCSVRGDPPAVSPGPGPRSPQRGGPGPGPGPGPGPQRYRLRDCCWTLAALLVFFSDGASDLWLAADYYLRRQYWSFALTLVFVVVPSVVVQVLSFRWFAYDFSDGVESGGAAAVVAGAEQSDFSTKDSGAEPRGERAERGSERGAGRAEPAPLPGPGPCCRVLVWVFQAVVHVFQLAQVWRYVHALYLGVQSRWHGDPERRHYYWRMMFESADISMLRLLESFLKSAPQLVLQLSIMIHNNQVLPLQGLSASASLISLAWMISSYQKVLRDSRDDKLPMTYKAVVVQILWHLFTIGARTLAFALFASVFQLYFGIFIVAHWCIMTFWIIQGETDFCMSKWEEIIYNMMVGIVYVFCWFSVREGRTHCRMLIYSLTVFVENLALTAVWYLYRDSPDRHGNSDFYAVIMVCVVASSYALGTFFMFVYYCLLHPDGSVSGWGYVVEKEVPVESLASPASSIPPDLVSSPPRTLQRTKGSEREHGHGLDGDVFQVRPLRGAKPPVPHLTPRTEGPVIRIDLPRKKYPAWDAHFIDRRLRKTILVLESAAPATPRIQYRCLGTPKEVTEYETTV; translated from the exons ATGGCCGCGAAATCCGACGGTGCGCCCTGCTCCGTGCGCGGCGACCCCCCCGCCGTCTCCCCCGGCCCGGGGCCGCGGTCCCCGCAGCGCGGTGGCCCCGGCCCTGGCCCCGGCCCCGGGCCCGGGCCGCAGCGCTACCGCCTGCGGGACTGCTGCTGGACGCTGGCCGCCCTGCTCGTCTTCTTCTCGGACGGGGCCTCGGACCTGTGGCTGGCGGCGGACTACTACCTGCGGCGGCAGTACTGGAGCTTCGCGCTCACGCTGGTCTTCGTGGTGGTCCCGTCCGTGGTGGTGCAGGTGCTGAGCTTCCGATGGTTCGCCTACGACTTCTCTGACGGCGTGGAGAGCGGCGGGGCCGCGGCGGTGGTGGCCGGAGCGGAGCAGAGCGACTTCAGCACCAAGGACAGCGGCGCGGAGCCGCGGGGGGAGCGGGCAGAGCGGGGCTCTGAGCGGGGCGCTGGCCGCGCAGAGCCGGCCCCGCTGCCCGGCCCCGGCCCCTGCTGCAGGGTCCTCGTCTGGGTCTTCCAGGCCGTCGTACACGTTTTCCAGCTGGCTCAGGTCTGGAG GTACGTCCACGCCTTGTATCTGGGAGTGCAGAGCCGCTGGCACGGAGACCCGGAACGCCGGCACTATTACTGGCGCATGATGTTTGAGAGTGCAGATATCAGCATGCTCCGTCTGCTCGAGTCCTTCCTGAAAAGCGCTCCACAGCTGGTGCTGCAGCTCAGCATCATGATCCACAACAATCAGGTGCTGCCCCTTCAGG GCCTCTCAGCTTCTGCCTCACTGATTTCCCTTGCCTGGATGATCTCCTCTTATCAAAAAGTCCTGCGAGACTCACGGGACGATAAGCTACCCATGACCTACAAAGCCGTCGTAGTTCAGATTCTGTGGCACTTGTTCACCATCGGAGCTCGTACGCTGGCCTTCGCCCTTTTTGCCTCCGTTTTCCAGCTTTACTTTGGCATCTTCATCGTAGCTCACTGGTGCATCATGACATTCTGGATAATTCAAGGGGAAACAGACTTCTGCATGTCCAAGTGGGAGGAGATCATCTACAACATGATGGTGGGCATCGTGTATGTCTTCTGCTGGTTCAGCGTCAGAGAGGGGCGCACCCACTGCAGGATGCTCATCTACAGCTTGACTGTGTTCGTTGAGAACCTGGCGCTCACCGCTGTCTGGTACCTGTACCGTGACAGTCCTGATCGCCATGGTAACTCAGACTTCTATGCCGTCATCATGGTGTGTGTGGTGGCCAGCAGCTACGCCTTGGGCACCTTCTTTATGTTTGTGTATTACTGTCTGCTTCACCCCGACGGTTCCGTCTCCGGGTGGGGCTACGTAGTGGAGAAGGAAGTGCCTGTGGAGTCACTGGCCTCCCCCGCCTCCAGCATCCCCCCCGACCTGGTGAGCAGCCCCCCCAGGACCCTGCAGAGGACTAAAGGCTCAGAGAGGGAGCATGGGCACGGGTTAGATGGAGATGTTTTTCAGGTACGACCTCTTCGGGGAGCTAAGCCCCCAGTGCCtcacctcacacccaggacagaGGGGCCGGTGATCCGTATAGACTTGCCCAGGAAGAAATACCCGGCCTGGGATGCTCACTTCATTGACCGCCGGCTGCGTAAAACCATCCTGGTGCTGGAGAGTGCCGCCCCGGCCACGCCACGGATTCAATACCGCTGCCTGGGCACACCCAAAGAAGTGACGGAGTACGAAACCACCGTGTAA
- the LOC133456732 gene encoding ras-related protein Rap-1A produces the protein MREYKLVVLGSGGVGKSALTVQFVQGIFVEKYDPTIEDSYRKQVEVDGQQCMLEILDTAGTEQFTAMRDLYMKNGQGFALVYSITAQSTFNDLQDLREQILRVKDTEDVPMILVGNKCDLEDERVVGKEQGQNLARQWNNCAFLETSAKSKINVNEIFYDLVRQINRKTPMEKKKTKKKSNCTLL, from the exons ATGCGTGAGTACAAGCTAGTTGTGCTGGGATCTGGAGGTGTTGGAAAGTCTGCACTG ACAGTCCAATTTGTGCAGGGCATTTTCGTGGAGAAGTATGACCCCACTATAGAGGATTCCTACAGAAAG CAAGTTGAGGTCGACGGGCAGCAATGTATGCTTGAAATTTTGGATACAGCTGGAACA GAACAGTTCACAGCTATGAGGGACCTGTATATGAAGAATGGACAAGGCTTTGCTTTGGTGTACTCCATTACAGCGCAGTCAACGTTTAATGACCTGCAGGACCTGCGGGAGCAGATCCTCCGAGTGAAGGACACTGAGGAC GTTCCCATGATCCTGGTGGGAAACAAGTGCGACCTGGAGGACGAGCGTGTGGTCGGGAAGGAGCAGGGCCAGAACCTGGCCCGCCAGTGGAACAACTGTGCCTTTTTAGAGACGTCAGCCAAATCCAAGATCAATGTTAATGAG aTTTTCTACGATCTGGTGAGACAGATCAACAGAAAAACGCCgatggaaaagaagaaaacaaaaaagaagtcAAACTGCACACTGCTGTAA